One Candida dubliniensis CD36 chromosome 1, complete sequence genomic region harbors:
- a CDS encoding uncharacterized protein (regulator of proteasome genes (RPN4), putative;~Similar to C. albicans RPN4): MTSLAILPQLKRTITDIMDEELYQSPSSPNSMTSFPSGTANLMSNTNHNTFNQYNNTPFNMNSNMNYNHASNRNSINSSPNLSATTFNNANNLGNVLNIPDSFLEQLASQDYIDHLKSQQQQDQAFENADDIYVQQVHENPVNPFNDYGNPDSFIRAQEQQSQLPHPQQPISQQEQQRQQQANKTPLPQAFPTRRRRKITLLNDIGGIGGSSNRKKHFDEDYLLYNPDISPGHIVTDCSLDSSLVIPPNSNELFLTESESPEFANDIIPGYENDYLFLDDDDEQIEEDVSDDEGDNYFQVDEDFDDYLMNNNGFDGYPTFNNYEGPGDNISITNGLNTESNNNIDETISDVNSNSESETVFDQPKEVSPAAISPASQDQDSDDMMIDMEDENQIAGATAGEEEEVNKKHSKTGKKESKSPKENLSTTKSKKHSHGISGAEITLNNPNHQCNLINPSTGEPCNKQFSRPYDLIRHQDTIHASMKKIFRCVICEGRLNGGPGNGKEKTFSRGDALSRHIKIKHGLVGQEALDLINEAKENVEYIPV; the protein is encoded by the coding sequence ATGACTTCATTAGCTATATTACCACAATTGAAGAGAACTATCACTGACATAATGGACGAAGAATTGTATCAATCACCTTCGTCTCCAAATTCTATGACGAGTTTCCCTAGTGGTACAGCAAACTTGATGAGTAATACAAATCACAACACTTTCAATCAATACAACAATACACCATTCAATATGAACTCCAACATGAACTATAATCACGCTTCCAACAGAAACTCCATAAACTCCTCGCCCAATTTATCTGCTACTACATTTAATAACGCGAATAATTTGGGTAATGTTCTCAATATACCCGATTCGTTTTTAGAACAATTGGCATCACAAGATTATATAGATCATTTGAAATcgcaacagcaacaagaCCAAGCTTTTGAAAATGCAGATGATATTTACGTTCAACAAGTACACGAAAACCCGGTGAATCCATTTAATGATTATGGTAATCCAGACTCGTTTATCAGAGCTcaagaacaacaatcaCAACTACCACATCCACAACAACCAATATCGCAACAGGAACAACAACGACAGCAACAAGCCAATAAGACTCCTTTACCACAAGCATTCCCAACGAGGAGAAGGAGAAAGATTACTTTACTTAATGATATCGGTGGTATCGGTGGATCATCAAATAGAAAAAAGCATTTTGACGAAGATTATTTGTTGTATAACCCAGATATATCTCCTGGTCATATTGTAACTGATTGTTCTTTGGATTCATCTTTGGTCATCCCACCAAACAGCAACGAGTTATTTTTAACAGAATCGGAGTCTCCGGAATTTGCTAACGATATTATTCCAGGCTATGAGAatgattatttgtttttagatgatgatgatgaacaaATTGAAGAGGATGTTTCTGATGATGAGGGTGATAACTATTTCCAAGTTGACGAAGATTTTGACGATTATTTGATGAACAATAACGGTTTTGATGGATATCCaacatttaataattatgaAGGTCCTGGCGACAACATCAGTATTACTAATGGCCTCAATACCGAGAGTAATAACAATATCGATGAAACTATAAGTGATGTTAACAGTAATAGTGAACTGGAGACAGTATTTGATCAACCAAAGGAAGTATCACCGGCAGCCATTTCACCAGCTTCTCAAGATCAAGATTCTGATGATATGATGATTGATATGGAAGACGAGAATCAAATAGCTGGTGCTACCGCtggtgaagaagaagaagttaaCAAGAAGCATTCAAAAACAGGCAAGAAAGAATCTAAATCTCCGAAAGAGAATTTGTCAACCACAAAGTCAAAGAAACATTCACATGGCATATCTGGAGCAGAAATAACCCTCAACAATCCAAACCATCAATGTAACTTGATTAATCCATCTACTGGTGAACCATGTAACAAACAGTTTTCACGTCCATACGATTTGATCAGACATCAAGACACCATCCATGCATCtatgaagaaaatattcAGATGTGTAATTTGTGAAGGTAGATTAAATGGTGGACCTGGTAATGGTAAAGAGAAAACATTTTCTAGAGGTGACGCCTTATCAAGACACATAAAAATAAAGCATGGTTTAGTTGGACAAGAAGCATTAGATTTAATCAATGAAGCCAAGGAAAATGTTGAATACATTCCAGTATAA
- a CDS encoding mitochondrial 37S ribosomal protein RSM18 (mitochondrial ribosomal protein s18 (RSM18), putative): MLSSLRLSSIRVVNGGSIRFVSSTTPKLNEELSVDTSSKPKIDDMKSKTSWNESYASESSIQVNLNENLNKITENISASDPPIYVSPNLHRHFTMGDTYNPFDFSMNRFDMEKKMKTTKKLSDPFEKSGIDPKNLYLMPEILSKFLTSTGQILPRHLTGCNAKNQKRLSMAIEYARSLGLLSSQHRHARYMPTRNL, translated from the coding sequence ATGCTTTCATCATTGAGGTTATCAAGCATAAGGGTTGTTAATGGTGGCTCAATACGATTTGTTAGCTCGACTACTCCAAAACTAAATGAAGAGTTATCCGTCGATACATCCAGTAAAccaaaaattgatgatatgAAGAGTAAAACTTCATGGAACGAATCATATGCATCAGAATCATCAATACAAGTtaatttgaatgaaaatttgaacaaaataACCGAAAATATATCAGCATCTGATCCACCTATTTACGTATCGCCTAACTTGCACAGACATTTCACAATGGGTGATACATATAACCCCTTTGATTTCAGTATGAACAGATTTGAtatggaaaagaaaatgaaaaccaCCAAGAAGTTATCAGATCCATTTGAAAAGTCAGGAATCGATCCAAAGAATTTGTATTTGATGCCAGAGATTTTATCCAAATTTTTAACCTCAACTGGTCAAATATTACCCCGTCACTTAACAGGTTGTAATGCTAAGAATCAAAAGAGACTATCCATGGCTATAGAATATGCAAGAAGTTTAGGATTGTTATCTTCACAGCATAGACATGCCAGATACATGCCAACAAGAAATTTGTAA
- a CDS encoding serine/threonine protein phosphatase, putative (Similar to S. cerevisiae PPH1;~Similar to S. pombe PPE1), with translation MGERGPDQWLEQIKNCISLSESDMKQLCELVKELLMEESNIQPVQSPVTVCGDIHGQFHDLLELFRTAGGLPSDDNQTNFIFLGDYVDRGYFSLETFTLLMVLKVKYPHRITLVRGNHESRQITQVYGFYEECLTKYGSTTVWKYCCQVFDFLTLAAIIDGKILCVHGGLSPEIRMLDQIRVLSRAQEVPHEGGFCDLVWSDPDNIDTWAVSPRGAGWLFGSKVSREFNHINNLQLIARAHQLVMEGFRYHFKEKDVVTVWSAPNYCYRCGNVASVMQVDEDLEPNFKIFSAVQDGDLSAKNNANKQQRSDYFL, from the coding sequence ATGGGAGAAAGAGGTCCAGATCAGTGGTTGGAACAgataaaaaattgtattTCATTATCAGAATCCGATATGAAACAATTGTGTGAATTGGTCAAAGAATTGTTAATGGAAGAATCTAATATCCAACCTGTACAATCTCCAGTGACAGTGTGTGGTGACATACATGGACAATTTCATGATTTATTGGAATTGTTTAGAACTGCTGGAGGTTTACCTTCAGATGACAATCAaaccaattttattttcttagGGGACTACGTCGATCGTGGTTATTTTTCCTTGGAAACGTTTACTTTATTAATGGTTTTAAAAGTCAAATATCCACACAGAATTACCTTGGTAAGAGGAAATCACGAATCAAGACAAATCACCCAAGTTTATGGGTTTTATGAAGAATGTTTAACAAAATACGGTTCAACTACTGTTTGGAAATATTGTTGTCAggtttttgatttcttaaCTTTAGCAGCTATAATAGATGGCAAAATTTTATGTGTGCATGGTGGATTATCTCCCGAAATAAGAATGTTGGACCAGATAAGAGTATTATCTAGAGCTCAAGAAGTCCCACACGAAGGAGGTTTCTGTGACTTGGTGTGGTCAGATCCAGACAACATTGACACCTGGGCAGTCTCGCCTAGAGGTGCGGGATGGTTGTTTGGCTCAAAAGTGTCGCGAGAATTCAATCACATTAACAATTTGCAATTAATTGCCAGAGCACACCAGTTGGTAATGGAAGGGTTTCGTTACcattttaaagaaaaagatgtTGTCACAGTATGGTCTGCCCCAAATTACTGTTATAGATGTGGGAATGTTGCCAGTGTTATGCAAGTTGATGAAGACTTAGAACCTAATTTCAAGATATTCAGTGCAGTTCAAGATGGCGACTTATCAGCCAAGAACAATgccaacaaacaacaaagaagtgattattttttgtaa
- a CDS encoding nucleolar protein Nop4, putative (Similar to C. albicans NOP4) produces MDEESINNKEVVVESMDVKQDSGKNQDDGLDHKTLFIRSIPFDATSEELSEYFSQFVPVKHAVIVTDNEGKSRGFGFVSFTLDEDCLTALVESRKTKFKDRLLRVDVAKRRDRKQQEGSDRQEKAPVAPIEKRRARLIIRNLPWSCKKPDELKKIFSKYGAVFDAYIPKKKGGQMCGFAFVIMKKKSAAEKAVEGCQGLKINGREVAVDFAVEKSKWEQMKEEEEEEDDDESDEEEEEADSTNKDDNDQNEEEEGDDDESDNDDASSDFDELNEVNSDKELDGSDEEIEEPEKKEESSHPKKKSNRQEPFSIFIRNIPYDADAESLKEHFSTFGSVKYALPVVDKETGLSKGSAFVAFAKEDAYLDCLENAPTVASTSMLIADDVSPAYVYQGRILSIASAVDRDSASKLADRNLLKRKEALGKAPGEKDRRNLFLLNEGRITENSKLAQYISKTDLELREKSYKLRTQQLKKNPTLHLSLTRLAIRNLPRAMNAKALKALGRKAVVQFATEVKENKRQPLSKEEVNRSVKFKQSINGGEVEEEIAKSKNSKHKGVVKQAKVIMEVKGSGETGRSRGYGFIEFRDHKAALMGLRWLNAHEVSIPEILEGLTEEEKKLAELEGLNKRRLIVEFAIENAQVVKRRREKEMIARNQNKENSKKRKRDDEDNDETERTSKGKKSGASSDRKQKKARKGSQKKGNMNKGAPKSEESQKESTNKSGLSENVKKIIGLKRKRRKSKK; encoded by the coding sequence ATGGATGAAGAAAGCattaacaacaaagaagtggtggtggaaTCTATGGATGTGAAACAAGATTCTGGGAAGAATCAAGATGATGGTTTAGATCACAAAACATTATTTATTCGTTCTATACCGTTTGATGCCACTTCTGAAGAATTGTCAGAATATTTTTCACAATTTGTACCTGTTAAACATGCTGTCATAGTCACTGACAATGAAGGAAAAAGCAGAGGATTTGGGTTTGTTTCATTTACTTTGGATGAAGATTGTTTGACTGCATTAGTTGAAAGTAGAAAGACAAAATTTAAAGACCGTCTTTTGAGGGTTGATGTTGCCAAAAGAAGGGAtagaaaacaacaagaaggTAGTGATCGACAAGAAAAGGCTCCCGTGGCACCAATTGAGAAAAGAAGAGCAAGATTGATTATTCGTAATTTACCTTGGTCTTGTAAAAAACCCGAtgagttgaaaaaaatcttcAGTAAATATGGTGCTGTATTTGATGCATATATTCCCAAGAAAAAAGGTGGACAGATGTGTGGGTTTGCCTTTGTTAttatgaagaaaaaatcagCTGCTGAAAAGGCAGTTGAAGGTTGTCAAGGATTAAAGATTAATGGTAGAGAAGTTGCAGTAGATTTTGctgttgaaaaatcaaaatgggaacaaatgaaagaagaagaagaagaagaagacgacGATGAGAGTgatgaggaagaagaagaagcagaTTCCACAAACAAAGATGACAATGAtcaaaatgaagaagaagagggagatgatgatgaatctgataatgatgatgctAGTTCAGATTTcgatgaattgaatgaagTAAACTCTGACAAAGAATTGGACGGATCGGACGaggaaattgaagaacCAGAGAAAAAGGAAGAGTCACTGCatccaaaaaagaaaagtaatAGACAAGaaccattttcaatttttataCGTAATATTCCATACGATGCTGATGCTGAATCTTTAAAAGAGCATTTCAGTACATTTGGATCTGTGAAATATGCTTTACCAGTGGTTGATAAAGAAACTGGATTGTCGAAAGGCTCAGCATTCGTGGCATTTGCTAAAGAAGACGCTTACTTAGACTGTCTTGAGAACGCTCCAACCGTTGCATCTACTTCTATGTTGATTGCAGACGATGTGTCTCCAGCATATGTATATCAAGGTAGAATTTTGTCAATCGCTTCAGCTGTTGATAGAGATTCGGCTAGTAAATTAGCTGATAGAAATTTGCtaaagagaaaagaagCTCTAGGTAAAGCACCTGGTGAAAAGGATAGAAGAAacttatttttattaaatgaagGTAGAATCACTGAAAATTCAAAACTTGCTCAATATATCTCAAAAACAGATTTGGAATTGAGAGAAAAATCATACAAATTGAGAACCCAACagttgaagaaaaatcCTACTTTACATTTATCATTGACGAGATTGGCAATAAGAAACTTGCCTAGAGCTATGAATGCTAAGGCATTAAAAGCCTTGGGAAGAAAAGCGGTTGTTCAATTTGCTACTGAGGTGAAAGAAAACAAGAGACAGCCACtttcaaaagaagaagtCAACAGATCTGTCAAATTTAAACAGTCAATTAATGGAGGTGAGGTTGAGGAAGAGATTGCTAAGTCAAAGAATTCAAAACATAAAGGTGTTGTCAAGCAGGCCAAAGTTATCATGGAAGTCAAAGGATCAGGTGAAACCGGTCGTAGTAGAGGTTATGGTTTTATAGAGTTTAGAGATCATAAAGCTGCTTTAATGGGATTGAGATGGTTAAATGCTCACGAAGTGTCCATACCCGAAATTTTGGAAGGTTTgacagaagaagaaaagaagcTAGCTGAGTTAGAGGGTttaaacaaaagaagactaattgttgaatttgcTATTGAGAATGCTCAAGTTGTTAAAAGGAgaagagagaaagaaatgATTGCTCGTAACCagaataaagaaaatagcaaaaaaagaaaaagagatgATGAAGACAACGATGAAACAGAACGTACTTCAAAGGGTAAAAAATCTGGGGCATCATCTGATaggaaacaaaagaaagCTAGAAAGGGTTCTCAAAAGAAAGGTAACATGAATAAAGGTGCACCAAAATCAGAGGAGCTGCAAAAAGAACTGACAAATAAATCTGGTCTTTCAGAAAACGTGAAAAAGATCATTGgtttaaaaagaaagagaagaaaGTCAAAGAAGTAA
- a CDS encoding aminopeptidase II, putative (unknown EC_number=3.4.11._;~Similar to C. albicans APE2), whose translation MFSSVRKGVISSTGKYRPNLYYGITILNINKSFFSKNSHTHDTVGKTPNSVNKNTNRHTVPFHKISNSAFSSIGQKLSYSSMCRHSSFSDNSASVVTQEREVLPTNVKPLHYDLTIEPIFENFTFKGEETIDFQVNEKTNFITLNSLEIEVQEAKIDGKAVTDISFDANKQTVTFKFEDYLTVDSIAKLYIKFTGELNDKMAGFYRASYQEDGKTKYMATTQMEPTDCRRAFPSYDEPAAKSKFTISLIADKDLVCLSNSSEKETVSLDGNKKKVTFQTTPLMSTYLVAFIVGDLRYISNDSYRVPIRVYSTPGTEHLGEYSANIAAQTLKFFDQQFGIDYPYDKLDMVAVPSFSAGAMENCGLVTFRTADLLIDAENTNVNTKQRVTEVVMHELAHQWFGDLVTMEFWDGLWLNEGFATWMSWYACNSLYPDWKVWESYVSDSLQHALTLDALRASHPIEVPVKRADEINQIFDAISYSKGSSLLRMISKWLGEDVFVKGVSNYLKKHKWGNTKTSDLWEALSEASGEDVVKVMDIWTKNIGFPIVKVEEIGNGEIKVTQNRFLATGDVKENEDQTLYPVFLGLKTSEGVDESSVLETRSKTIKLPTSDDFFKINGDQSGIYRTAYEPARWTKLGKAGVEGKLSVEDRVGLVADAGSLASSGFIETSSLLDLVKSWSKESNYVVWNEILTRIGSIKAALMFEDEATKKALEVFTRDLISEKLKETGWEFSADDSFADQQLKSSLFASAANAEDPEAVAFAKEAFAKFVSGDKKAIHPNLRASIFNTNAKYGDEKTFDELYQIYRNPSSVEEKIAALRSFGRFTKPEILDKVTGLLLQTDIVKQQDIYIPMQGLRAHKLGVEKLWTWLSQNWDQIYILLPPGLSMLGSVVTLATSGFTKEEQKKKVEEFFAQKDNKGYDQSLAQSLDIITAKTKWTDRDAKSIYEWLEVNGYTK comes from the coding sequence ATGTTTTCCAGTGTTCGAAAAGGCGTTATTTCAAGTACCGGTAAGTATAGACCCAACCTATACTACGGCATCACTATTTTGAACATTaacaaatcttttttttcgaAAAATTCACATACACACGACACTGTAGGCAAAACCCCAAATTCCGTGAacaaaaatacaaatagaCACACTGTCCCCTTCCACAAAATATCCAACTCagctttttcttcaattggaCAAAAACTAAGCTATTCATCGATGTGTCGTCATTCCAGTTTTTCAGACAACTCTGCATCTGTTGTCACTCAAGAAAGAGAAGTTTTACCAACAAATGTCAAGCCATTGCATTACGATTTAACCATCGAACCAATCTTTGAGAATTTCACTTTCAAAGGAGAAGAAACCATTGACTTTCAAGTCAATGAGAAAACCAATTTCATCACCTTAAACTCtttggaaattgaagttCAAGAAGCCAAGATTGATGGTAAAGCTGTTACTGATATTAGCTTTGATGCCAACAAGCAAACTGTTactttcaaatttgaagaTTACTTGACTGTTGACTCAATTGCTAAATTATACATCAAATTTACTGGTGAATTAAATGACAAGATGGCCGGTTTTTACAGAGCTTCTTACCAAGAAGACGGTAAGACCAAATACATGGCAACTACTCAAATGGAGCCTACTGATTGTCGTAGAGCATTTCCTTCTTATGATGAACCTGCAGCAAAGTCCAAATTCACTATTTCATTGATTGCTGATAAAGATTTGGTTTGTTTATCCAACTCATCAGAAAAGGAAACTGTTTCTCTTGATGGTAACAAGAAGAAGGTTACTTTCCAAACTACCCCATTAATGTCTACTTACCTTGTAGCATTTATTGTTGGTGACTTGAGATACATCTCAAACGACAGCTACAGAGTTCCAATTCGTGTTTACTCGACCCCGGGAACTGAACATTTAGGGGAATACTCCGCCAACATTGCTGCCCaaactttgaaattttttgatcaacaatttgGTATTGATTATCCATACGACAAATTGGATATGGTTGCCGTGCCAAGTTTCAGTGCAGGGGCCATGGAAAATTGTGGACTTGTTACATTCAGAACCGCTGACTTGTTGATTGATGCCGAGAATACTAATGTGAACACCAAACAAAGAGTCACAGAAGTTGTGATGCACGAATTAGCTCATCAATGGTTTGGTGACTTGGTTACTATGGAATTTTGGGACGGTTTGTGGTTGAATGAAGGGTTTGCAACCTGGATGTCTTGGTACGCTTGTAACTCCTTGTACCCAGACTGGAAAGTTTGGGAATCATATGTTTCTGATTCGTTGCAACATGCCTTGACATTGGATGCTTTGAGAGCTTCTCACCCAATTGAAGTTCCTGTTAAAAGAGCTGATGAAATCAACCAGATCTTTGACGCTATTTCTTACTCAAAAGGTTCTTCTTTGTTAAGAATGATTTCCAAATGGTTAGGCGAAGACGTTTTCGTTAAAGGTGTATCCAACTACTTGAAAAAACACAAGTGGGGCAATACCAAAACATCTGATTTATGGGAAGCCTTGAGTGAAGCTTCTGGCGAAGATGTTGTTAAAGTTATGGATATCTGGACTAAGAACATTGGGTTCCCAATTGTGAAAGTAGAAGAGATTGGCAATGGTGAAATCAAAGTTACTCAAAATCGATTCTTGGCCACAGGTGATGTCAAAGAAAACGAAGATCAAACTTTGTACCCAGTATTTTTGGGATTGAAAACTAGTGAAGGTGTTGATGAATCCCTGGTGTTAGAAACAAGATCCAAGACAATTAAACTTCCAACCTCTGATgactttttcaaaatcaacgGTGACCAAAGTGGTATCTACAGAACTGCATATGAGCCAGCCCGTTGGACTAAATTGGGTAAAGCTGGTGTCGAAGGTAAGCTTTCAGTTGAAGATCGTGTTGGTTTAGTTGCTGATGCTGGCTCTTTGGCTTCTTCTGGGTTTATTGAAACATCAAGCTTGTTGGACTTGGTGAAATCTTGGTCTAAAGAAAGCAACTATGTTGTTTGGAATGAAATTTTGACCAGAATTGGATCAATTAAAGCTGCTCTTATGTTTGAAGATGAAGCAACCAAGAAAGCTTTGGAAGTTTTCACTAGAGATTTGATAAGCGAAAAATTAAAGGAAACCGGTTGGGAATTCAGTGCTGATGACTCTTTTGCTGaccaacaattgaaatctTCATTGTTTGCTTCTGCTGCAAATGCAGAAGACCCTGAAGCTGTTGCTTTTGCTAAAGAAGCTTTTGCTAAATTTGTTTCTGGGGACAAAAAGGCTATTCATCCAAACTTGAGAGCTTCCATTTTCAACACCAACGCTAAATATGGTGATGAAAAAACATTTGACGAATTGTACCAAATCTACAGAAACCCACTGTCAGTTGAAGAAAAGATTGCTGCTTTAAGATCATTTGGTAGATTTACCAAACCAGAGATTTTGGACAAAGTCACAGGTTTGTTATTGCAAACAGATATTGTTAAGCAACAAGATATTTATATCCCTATGCAAGGCTTGAGAGCCCATAAATTaggtgttgaaaaattgtgGACTTGGTTATCTCAAAACTGGGATCAAATTTACATTTTGTTACCTCCTGGATTATCAATGTTAGGATCAGTAGTCACTTTGGCCACTTCTGGTTTCACTAAAGAAGaacagaagaaaaaagtcGAAGAATTCTTTGCACAAAAGGATAATAAAGGTTATGACCAGAGTTTGGCTCAATCGTTAGATATCATTACAGCTAAGACGAAATGGACCGATCGTGACGCCAAATCCATCTATGAATGGCTTGAAGTAAACGGCTATactaaataa
- a CDS encoding peptidyl prolyl cis/trans isomerase, putative (Similar to C. albicans ESS1;~Similar to S. pombe PIN1), translating to MASTSTGLPPNWTIRVSRTHNKEYFLNQSTNESSWDPPYGTDKEVLNPYIAKLKNNGYKPLVNEDGQVRVSHLLIKNNQSRKPKSWKSPDGITRTRDESIQILKKHLERILSGEVKLSELATTESDCSSHDRGGDLGFFSKGQMQPPFEEAAFNLHVGEVSNIIETNSGVHILQRTG from the coding sequence atggCATCTACATCAACTGGCTTACCACCTAATTGGACAATTAGAGTGTCTAGAACACACAACAAAGAGTATTTCTTGAATCAATCTACCAATGAGTCGTCTTGGGATCCGCCTTATGGTACTGACAAAGAAGTATTGAATCCATACATCgcaaaattaaaaaacaaCGGGTACAAGCCACTTGTGAATGAAGATGGGCAGGTGAGAGTTTCTCATTTGTTGATCAAGaataatcaatcaagaaAACCCAAATCATGGAAGTCGCCGGATGGGATAACCAGAACTAGAGACGAATCTATACAGATATTAAAGAAACATTTGGAAAGAATATTGAGTGGTGAGGTTAAACTAAGCGAATTGGCAACTACTGAAAGTGACTGTAGCTCCCATGACAGAGGTGGTGATTTAGGGTTTTTTAGCAAAGGACAAATGCAACCACCGTTCGAAGAAGCCGCATTTAATTTGCATGTTGGAGAAGTCAgtaatataattgaaacCAACAGTGGTGTTCACATCCTCCAAAGAACAGGGTAA
- a CDS encoding uridylate kinase, putative (Similar to C. albicans URA6) gives MLSRQVLAGRQIASGFARQKAISQCFKRFNSSKTNSTPPPKYSKGKLLAVLGTLAIGSTVAASFYNKETPKSAFEPSESGDKPEFSEGKVSVIFVLGGPGSGKGTQSDKLVKEKGFVHLSAGDLLRAEQNRPGSKYGELIAKYIREGEIVPQEVTVALLKQAIKENYEQGKTKFLVDGFPRKMDQALTFENTIAKSAFTLFFECPEQVMLERLLERGKTSGRTDDNIESIKKRFKTFIDTSMPVVDYFDKQGKVVKVRCDQPIDVVANQVKEALKTRGI, from the coding sequence atGCTTTCAAGACAAGTTTTAGCAGGTAGGCAAATTGCTAGTGGTTTTGCTAGACAAAAAGCTATATCACAATGTTTCAAAAGATTCAATTCAAGCAAGACCAATTCCACACCTCCACCAAAATACTCCAAAGGAAAACTTCTTGCGGTATTGGGTACTTTAGCTATTGGTTCAACCGTTGCTGCTTCTTTCTACAACAAGGAGACACCTAAATCTGCATTTGAACCCAGTGAATCAGGTGATAAACCAGAGTTTTCTGAAGGTAAAGTTTCAgtcatttttgttttgggtGGACCAGGATCTGGAAAGGGCACCCAATCAGACAAATTAGTCAAGGAAAAGGGATTTGTTCATTTGTCAGCTGGAGATTTGTTAAGAGCTGAACAGAATAGACCAGGCTCCAAATATGGTGAACTTATTGCCAAATATATCAGAGAAGGTGAAATTGTTCCCCAAGAGGTAACTGTTGCTTTGTTGAAACAGGCCATCAAAGAAAACTATGAACAGGGGAAAACAAAGTTCTTGGTTGACGGTTTCCCTAGAAAGATGGATCAAGCATTGACTTTTGAAAATACCATCGCCAAGTCTGCATTtacattattttttgaatgtCCTGAACAGGTAATGTTAGAAAGATTATTAGAAAGAGGCAAAACAAGTGGAAGAACTGATGACAACATTGAAAGTATCAAAAAGAGATTCAAGACATTCATCGACACTTCCATGCCAGTTGTCGATTACTTTGACAAACAGGGGAAAGTCGTTAAGGTTAGATGCGATCAACCAATAGATGTTGTCGCCAACCAGGTTAAAGAAGCATTGAAGACAAGAGGCATTTAG
- a CDS encoding oxidoreductase, putative (spliced gene), with product MSHVSIITGASRGIGKAIAEVLLKDPNTKVIAVARTEAPLKVLANTYGSDRVGFVAGDITDPETSKKAVELAVSKFGQLNSIIANAGVLEPVGPIESTSVDEWKRLYDINLFAVVELIKLSLPHLKKVNGKVVAVSSGAATKAYSGWYAYGSSKAALNHLILSLASDEKDIQAISIAPGVVNTEMQTDIREKFGKNMTPEGLQRFIELHENKQLAPPEEPGTVYAKLALQGWPEDLNGKFLRYNDEILKAYQL from the exons ATGTCTCATGTATCTATAATTACCGGTGCCTCAAGAG GTATTGGCAAAGCAATTGCAGAAGTACTTTTGAAAGATCCTAATACAAAAGTTATTGCTGTGGCAAGAACAGAAGCACCACTAAAAGTACTTGCAAACACTTATGGCTCAGATAGAGTCGGGTTTGTTGCTGGTGATATTACAGACCCAGAAACTTCCAAAAAAGCGGTTGAGTTGGCAGTTTCTAAATTTGGACAATTGAACTCGATAATTGCAAACGCTGGTGTTTTGGAACCTGTTGGTCCTATTGAATCAACCTCTGTTGATGAATGGAAAAGGTTGTATgatatcaatttgtttgctgttgttgaattaattaagCTCAGTTTGCCGCATTTGAAGAAAGTTAATGGTAAGGTTGTTGCTGTTTCTTCTGGAGCAGCCACAAAAGCTTACAGTGGATGGTACGCATATGGTTCATCTAAGGCAGCTTTAAACCATTTAATTTTGTCCTTGGCTAGTGATGAGAAAGATATTCAAGCTATTTCCATTGCTCCAGGTGTAGTGAACACTGAGATGCAAACTGATATTAGAGAGAAATTTGGGAAGAATATGACACCAGAAGGTTTGCAAAGGTTTATTGAATTACAcgaaaataaacaattggcTCCACCTGAAGAGCCAGGAACCGTATATGCAAAATTGGCCTTGCAAGGATGGCCAGAGGATTTGAATGGTAAATTTTTAAGATACAATGACGAGATCCTTAAGGcttatcaattataa